The Deinococcus koreensis genome window below encodes:
- a CDS encoding DUF2268 domain-containing protein, with product MEIIEVNLLEALRGVLTSPAEAQPERFREQVMEPLRPVWEPIRRYMPPGADGADPALAVARTLKLYRPELDAESGLGALDTLAAADVFGQNRAALEQAVQALNPGQNGISLQEVHLVLTLAEPGGLGEDGYTGAGNTPGWVMLSVWPQALPDGADNFCRLPAITAHEFNHNVRFAQPDWTFPMTLGAYLVAEGLAECFAAELHGEASLGSWTTTLREPELRALAPRYGAALLEQDFGLVRGYIFGDAVMENFGGLSGKQAKLGIPPYAGYALGYHVVRDYLARTGRSAAQATYDPWRVIVAGSGWFTVTDGGQER from the coding sequence GTGGAGATCATCGAAGTCAATCTGCTGGAGGCCCTGCGGGGCGTGCTGACCAGTCCGGCCGAGGCCCAGCCCGAGCGCTTCCGCGAGCAGGTCATGGAACCCCTGCGGCCCGTCTGGGAGCCCATACGGCGGTACATGCCACCGGGGGCCGACGGGGCCGACCCCGCCCTGGCCGTTGCCCGCACTCTGAAGCTCTACCGGCCGGAACTGGACGCCGAGTCCGGCCTGGGGGCGCTGGACACGCTGGCGGCGGCCGACGTGTTCGGCCAGAACCGCGCGGCGCTGGAGCAGGCCGTCCAGGCGCTGAACCCTGGGCAGAACGGAATTTCCCTGCAGGAAGTCCATCTCGTGCTGACCCTGGCCGAGCCGGGCGGCCTGGGCGAGGACGGGTACACCGGGGCGGGCAACACGCCGGGCTGGGTCATGCTGTCGGTCTGGCCCCAGGCCCTGCCCGACGGCGCCGACAACTTCTGCCGGCTGCCGGCCATCACGGCGCACGAGTTCAACCACAACGTCCGTTTCGCTCAGCCCGACTGGACGTTCCCCATGACGCTGGGCGCCTACCTGGTCGCCGAGGGACTGGCCGAGTGTTTCGCCGCCGAGCTGCACGGCGAGGCCAGCCTGGGCTCCTGGACGACCACGCTGCGGGAGCCGGAACTGCGCGCCCTGGCCCCCCGCTACGGGGCCGCGCTGCTGGAGCAGGATTTCGGCCTGGTGCGCGGCTACATCTTCGGGGATGCCGTCATGGAGAACTTCGGCGGCCTCTCTGGGAAGCAGGCGAAACTGGGCATTCCCCCCTACGCCGGCTACGCGCTGGGCTACCACGTCGTGCGCGATTACCTGGCCCGCACGGGGCGCAGCGCCGCCCAGGCCACCTACGATCCCTGGCGCGTGATCGTGGCGGGCTCCGGCTGGTTCACGGTGACGGACGGCGGACAGGAGCGATAA
- a CDS encoding glycosyltransferase has protein sequence MTNALTVLLTLLDLAGLVMLGLYFLQMLLSALLPTPRRQLRPDDTLHFTFLIPALNEERVIGATVLTLRELAPEARVAVIDDASDDATAAIMTRLAVQDARVSLLSRTAPQAREGKGQALNWAVQQLLTPLQAAGADLSREIFVVVDADGRITPGLLAEARAALADGHVVGAQARVRIRPSVTRLSPRTLVGRMLEQQQDLEFFIIRHVQRLRERWHSVGLFGNGQFMRASYLASQLARGVPAWPDCLSEDFASGLEMRLARPENRMAFLESAVTQQGLPDLRLFSRQRARWTQGTMQCLPYLPRLWASRVPWLARLDLTYFILSPWMNAVIVLSLLTQPLRWLMGTQGLVLDATVSAVITALNIGLQLQWVARYQRENGLSPARVLFTLASLPVYGFALFLSLPMAYRHHFTGRRTWDKSTRHAEPGESLPTTGD, from the coding sequence TTGACGAACGCACTCACAGTCTTGTTGACCCTGCTCGACCTTGCCGGACTGGTCATGCTGGGCCTGTATTTCCTGCAGATGCTTCTGTCGGCGCTACTGCCCACGCCCCGGCGCCAGCTGCGGCCGGACGATACCCTGCACTTCACCTTCCTGATCCCGGCGCTGAACGAGGAGCGGGTGATAGGGGCGACGGTGCTGACCCTGCGCGAACTGGCCCCCGAGGCGCGCGTGGCGGTCATCGACGACGCCAGCGACGACGCCACCGCCGCCATCATGACCCGGCTGGCGGTGCAGGACGCCCGGGTGAGCCTGCTGAGCCGCACGGCCCCGCAGGCCCGCGAGGGCAAGGGCCAGGCCCTGAACTGGGCCGTGCAGCAGCTCCTGACGCCCCTGCAGGCGGCGGGGGCCGACCTGAGCCGCGAGATCTTCGTGGTCGTGGACGCCGACGGCCGGATCACGCCGGGCCTGCTCGCGGAGGCGCGCGCCGCGCTGGCCGACGGCCACGTGGTGGGCGCGCAGGCCCGCGTGCGGATCCGACCCAGCGTGACCCGCCTGAGCCCCCGCACCCTGGTCGGCCGCATGCTGGAGCAGCAGCAGGATCTGGAGTTCTTCATCATCCGCCACGTGCAGCGGCTGCGGGAGCGCTGGCATTCGGTGGGCCTGTTCGGCAACGGGCAGTTCATGCGGGCCTCGTATCTGGCGTCCCAGCTCGCCCGCGGCGTGCCGGCCTGGCCCGACTGCCTCTCGGAGGATTTCGCCAGCGGCCTGGAGATGCGCCTGGCCCGCCCGGAGAACCGCATGGCCTTTCTGGAGAGCGCCGTGACCCAGCAGGGCCTGCCGGATCTGCGCCTGTTCTCGCGCCAGCGCGCCCGCTGGACGCAGGGCACCATGCAGTGCCTGCCCTACCTGCCGCGCCTGTGGGCCTCCCGGGTGCCCTGGCTGGCCCGGCTCGACCTGACCTATTTCATCCTCAGCCCGTGGATGAACGCCGTGATCGTGCTCTCGCTGCTGACCCAGCCCCTGCGCTGGCTGATGGGCACGCAGGGGCTGGTGCTGGACGCCACGGTCAGCGCGGTCATCACGGCACTGAACATCGGCCTGCAGCTGCAGTGGGTGGCCCGCTACCAGCGTGAGAACGGCCTCTCGCCCGCGCGCGTGCTGTTCACACTGGCCAGCCTGCCGGTCTACGGCTTCGCGCTGTTCCTGAGCCTGCCCATGGCCTACAGGCACCACTTCACAGGTCGGCGCACCTGGGACAAGAGCACCCGCCACGCCGAGCCCGGCGAGTCCCTGCCCACGACCGGCGACTGA
- a CDS encoding TCR/Tet family MFS transporter, whose translation MRPPAVSRRPAALIFILITVLIDVMGIGLIIPVLPGLVKDLAGSEAGGARFIGWLTAAYAIMQFVFAPILGTLSDRYGRRPVLLLSLLGMALDYLLLYFAPTLWWLLIGRLIAGITGASLTVANAYIADVSPPEDRAKNFGLLGATFGVGFILGPALGGLLGEYGLRVPFLVAAGLTLLNLLYGYFVLPESLPASARGKRLNRSNLNPFTPLRALGEYPLLRNLALTFVLLGLAGQVIFSTWVLYTEGVLRWTPAQNGLALAFFGLLTAGVQAGLIGRFISRFGERRTIMTGLIASILEFLVLSIARSGPLLYLSLVVGALGGLAGPAIQGLISRQVSETEQGRVQGAITSLNSLVGVVGPVLSTAVFAYFNGGGAPFRLPGAAFLMGAAFSVAGTLLILGVLRGIPSTGTREQQASAD comes from the coding sequence ATGCGCCCGCCTGCCGTCTCCCGGCGCCCCGCCGCCCTGATCTTCATCCTGATCACCGTCCTGATCGACGTGATGGGCATCGGCCTGATCATTCCGGTGCTGCCGGGGCTGGTCAAGGATCTGGCCGGATCGGAGGCCGGCGGCGCCCGCTTCATCGGCTGGCTCACCGCCGCCTACGCCATCATGCAGTTCGTCTTCGCGCCGATCCTGGGCACGCTCAGCGACCGCTACGGGCGGCGGCCGGTGCTGCTGCTCAGCCTGCTGGGTATGGCGCTGGACTACCTGCTGCTGTACTTCGCGCCCACTCTGTGGTGGCTGCTGATCGGCCGCCTGATCGCCGGGATCACGGGCGCCAGCCTGACCGTGGCGAACGCCTATATCGCCGACGTCTCGCCGCCCGAAGACCGGGCGAAGAATTTCGGCCTGCTGGGCGCGACCTTCGGGGTGGGGTTCATCCTGGGGCCGGCGCTGGGCGGCCTGCTGGGCGAATACGGGCTGCGCGTGCCCTTTCTGGTGGCGGCGGGCCTGACCCTCCTGAACCTGCTGTACGGCTATTTCGTGCTGCCCGAATCGCTGCCGGCCTCGGCGCGCGGCAAGCGCCTGAACCGCAGCAACCTGAACCCTTTCACGCCGCTGCGGGCGCTGGGCGAGTACCCGTTGCTGCGTAACCTCGCGCTGACCTTCGTGCTGCTGGGGCTGGCCGGGCAGGTCATCTTCAGCACCTGGGTGCTGTACACCGAGGGCGTGCTGCGCTGGACGCCGGCCCAGAACGGCCTCGCGCTGGCCTTCTTCGGGCTGCTCACCGCCGGGGTGCAGGCGGGGCTGATCGGCCGCTTCATCAGCCGCTTCGGCGAGCGGCGCACGATCATGACCGGCCTGATCGCGTCCATTCTGGAATTTCTGGTGCTCAGCATCGCCCGCAGCGGCCCGCTGCTGTACCTGTCGCTGGTCGTGGGCGCGCTGGGCGGGCTGGCCGGCCCCGCCATCCAGGGACTGATCTCCCGGCAGGTCAGCGAGACCGAACAGGGCCGCGTGCAGGGCGCCATTACCAGCCTGAACAGTCTGGTGGGCGTGGTCGGGCCGGTGCTGTCGACCGCCGTGTTCGCCTACTTCAACGGTGGCGGCGCCCCCTTCCGCCTTCCCGGCGCCGCCTTCCTGATGGGCGCGGCCTTCTCGGTGGCGGGCACCCTGCTGATCCTGGGCGTGCTGCGCGGCATTCCGTCCACCGGCACCCGCGAACAGCAGGCCAGCGCAGATTGA
- a CDS encoding bifunctional 5,10-methylenetetrahydrofolate dehydrogenase/5,10-methenyltetrahydrofolate cyclohydrolase — protein sequence MQRAEGGGQRAEPQALSGKGLAEDVMAGVRAALAEWAQADPPFQPHLVSVLASSDPASAVYVDAKARRARKLGLSFSVRDLGAGATQDELQGVLDELSQDAAVHGIMLELPLAPGLDAEEALLHVAHRKDIEGLTPGNLALIAAGRESEALLPPTPRSVRFLLRSVLGDDLRGLRVAVIGPGRTVGRPLTFMLNNRGVTVTLCNEHTRDLGGVLAGVDGVVIAVGRAGLLRAEHVQPHHVVIDAGINVREGGGVVGDALPDLPVRAQSPVPGGVGPLTSALMYQNLVRAVKLQRGERVE from the coding sequence ATGCAGAGGGCAGAGGGCGGAGGGCAGAGGGCGGAACCGCAGGCCCTGAGCGGTAAGGGGCTGGCCGAGGACGTCATGGCGGGCGTGCGCGCTGCGCTGGCCGAGTGGGCGCAGGCTGATCCGCCCTTCCAGCCGCATCTGGTCAGCGTGCTGGCGTCCAGCGACCCGGCCTCGGCCGTGTACGTGGACGCCAAGGCCCGCCGCGCCCGCAAGCTGGGCCTGAGCTTCAGCGTGCGCGATCTGGGCGCGGGGGCCACCCAGGACGAGTTGCAGGGCGTGCTGGACGAGCTCTCGCAGGACGCCGCCGTACACGGGATCATGCTGGAACTGCCGCTGGCCCCCGGTCTGGACGCCGAGGAAGCGCTGCTGCACGTGGCGCACCGCAAGGACATCGAGGGCCTGACCCCTGGCAACCTGGCCCTGATCGCGGCGGGCCGCGAGAGCGAGGCGCTGCTGCCGCCCACGCCTCGCTCAGTGCGCTTTTTGTTGCGCTCGGTACTGGGCGACGACCTGCGCGGCCTGCGGGTGGCGGTGATCGGGCCGGGCCGCACGGTGGGCCGCCCGCTGACCTTCATGCTGAACAACCGGGGCGTGACGGTCACGCTGTGCAACGAGCACACCCGCGATCTGGGCGGGGTGCTGGCGGGTGTGGACGGCGTGGTGATCGCGGTGGGGCGGGCGGGGCTGCTCAGGGCGGAACACGTGCAGCCCCACCACGTCGTGATTGACGCCGGCATCAACGTGCGGGAGGGGGGCGGGGTGGTCGGGGACGCGCTGCCCGATCTGCCGGTACGTGCCCAGTCGCCCGTGCCCGGCGGCGTGGGGCCGCTGACCAGCGCGCTGATGTACCAGAACCTCGTGCGGGCCGTGAAGCTCCAGCGCGGGGAGCGGGTGGAGTAG
- the purH gene encoding bifunctional phosphoribosylaminoimidazolecarboxamide formyltransferase/IMP cyclohydrolase, with the protein MARRALISVSDKTGVVDFARQLAERGWEILSTGGTFAALTGAGIAARQVSDVTGFPEMLGGRVKTLHPAIHGGILARREEDHLAELSAQGLSTIDLVCVNLYPFRETVARGAPFDEVVENIDIGGPAMIRSAAKNHAGVLVLVDPADYALALQDEVSGADRQRLAAKAYRHTSEYDAAITAYLEGASDVLPTALPDTLSLKLSRVAAVRYGENPHQPGAVYRLGGARGPVIDARVVAGKPMSFNNYADADAAWALCQELNVQEAALPEHAAVCVAVKHANPCGVALAGDVKTAWERARDADTLSVFGGVVAVNRPVDLAAAQAMRGTFLEVLIAPDVTPDAVEWFAAKKPDLRVLIAGPSQDVSVLDVRPLTGGFAVQEKDARPWDDLCPEVVTTRQPTEQEWLDLRFAWATVKHARSNAVVLARGGVSVGLGAGAVSRIWAAERAVENAGERAQGAVLASEAFFPFDDVVRLAASVGVNAILQPGGAKRDPEVVAACNELGLSMVFTGSRHFRH; encoded by the coding sequence ATGGCAAGACGGGCACTGATCTCGGTGAGCGACAAGACCGGCGTGGTGGACTTCGCGCGGCAGCTCGCCGAGCGCGGCTGGGAGATTCTGAGCACCGGGGGCACCTTCGCCGCCCTGACCGGGGCAGGCATCGCGGCGCGGCAGGTGAGCGACGTGACCGGCTTCCCCGAGATGTTAGGTGGCCGCGTGAAGACGCTGCATCCCGCCATCCACGGCGGCATCCTGGCGCGGCGGGAGGAGGATCACCTGGCCGAGCTGAGTGCCCAGGGCCTGAGCACTATTGACCTCGTGTGCGTGAACCTCTACCCCTTCCGCGAGACCGTGGCACGCGGCGCACCGTTTGATGAGGTGGTCGAGAACATCGACATCGGCGGCCCGGCCATGATCCGCAGCGCGGCCAAGAACCACGCGGGCGTGCTGGTGCTGGTCGACCCGGCCGACTACGCGCTGGCGCTGCAGGACGAGGTCTCGGGGGCCGACCGCCAGCGACTGGCGGCCAAGGCCTACCGCCACACCTCCGAGTACGACGCGGCGATCACGGCCTACCTGGAGGGCGCGTCCGACGTGCTGCCCACCGCGCTGCCAGACACCCTGAGCCTGAAGCTGAGCCGCGTGGCCGCCGTGCGCTACGGCGAGAACCCGCACCAGCCCGGCGCGGTCTACCGGCTGGGCGGGGCACGCGGGCCGGTGATCGACGCGCGGGTGGTGGCGGGCAAGCCCATGAGCTTCAACAACTACGCGGATGCCGACGCCGCCTGGGCGCTGTGCCAGGAATTGAACGTGCAGGAGGCGGCGCTGCCGGAACACGCGGCGGTGTGCGTGGCCGTCAAGCACGCCAACCCCTGTGGCGTGGCCCTGGCCGGTGATGTGAAGACCGCCTGGGAACGGGCCAGAGACGCCGATACGCTGTCGGTGTTCGGCGGCGTGGTGGCGGTCAACCGGCCGGTGGATCTGGCGGCGGCCCAGGCCATGCGCGGCACCTTCCTGGAAGTGCTGATCGCCCCGGACGTCACCCCGGACGCGGTCGAGTGGTTCGCGGCCAAAAAGCCTGACCTGCGCGTGCTGATCGCCGGCCCCAGCCAGGACGTGAGCGTGCTGGACGTGCGCCCGCTGACCGGCGGCTTCGCGGTGCAGGAGAAAGACGCGCGCCCCTGGGACGACCTCTGCCCGGAGGTGGTCACGACCCGCCAGCCCACCGAGCAGGAATGGCTCGATCTGCGCTTCGCCTGGGCCACCGTGAAGCACGCGCGCTCGAACGCGGTCGTGCTGGCACGCGGCGGCGTGAGCGTGGGCCTGGGCGCCGGAGCGGTCAGCCGCATCTGGGCGGCCGAGCGGGCCGTGGAGAACGCGGGCGAGCGGGCCCAGGGCGCCGTGCTGGCCTCCGAAGCCTTTTTCCCCTTCGACGACGTGGTGCGGCTCGCGGCCTCGGTGGGCGTAAACGCCATCCTGCAGCCGGGCGGCGCCAAGCGCGACCCCGAGGTCGTGGCCGCCTGCAACGAGCTGGGCCTGAGCATGGTCTTCACCGGCTCGCGGCACTTCAGGCACTGA
- a CDS encoding winged helix-turn-helix transcriptional regulator, with amino-acid sequence MSTEHTGFCPVYQAIGVLQEKWVLHIVRSLLDGEKGFNELARAVGGCNSATLTQRLEHLEALQIISKRTEDTHGKLARSVYTLTPAGRELQGVIDAIDTWGRSHLQQRLSEHSLPQPQSA; translated from the coding sequence ATGAGCACTGAGCACACTGGATTCTGCCCGGTTTACCAGGCTATCGGCGTGTTGCAGGAGAAGTGGGTGCTGCACATCGTGCGCTCCCTGCTGGACGGTGAGAAAGGCTTCAACGAACTGGCCCGCGCGGTCGGCGGCTGCAACTCCGCCACCCTGACCCAGCGCCTGGAGCATCTGGAAGCCCTGCAGATCATCTCCAAGCGCACCGAGGACACCCACGGCAAGCTGGCGCGCAGCGTGTACACGCTGACCCCCGCCGGGCGCGAGCTGCAGGGCGTGATCGACGCCATCGACACCTGGGGCCGCAGCCACCTGCAACAGAGACTGTCCGAGCACTCACTTCCCCAACCGCAGAGCGCCTGA
- a CDS encoding quinone oxidoreductase family protein produces MSHAIVVHQHGGPEVLTWQERPTPRPGPGQVRVRVEVTGVNHADLLARRGGYGPSGTLPLVPGLDAVGTVEALGAGVTSPAPGQRVACFTVGGSYATQVLAQADLCLPLPPGVPPEAAAALAQLSTACGVLTRAARLEAGESVLIHAAGGGVGHLAVQLARTLGAGLVLGVVGSGERAAFVRRLGADHVIERRREDFVSRTLELTGGRGVDVILDSVGGETAERGAGLLARFGRLVTFGHAGGVGGRIPTAPLHREHRAVVGYSGGTLRQHRPEQARAITQAALGHLERGELRVEIGARFALAEAAAAHHLAESGGALGKVLLEPG; encoded by the coding sequence ATGAGCCACGCCATCGTCGTTCACCAGCACGGCGGCCCCGAGGTCCTGACCTGGCAGGAGCGGCCGACCCCGCGGCCCGGCCCCGGCCAGGTGCGGGTGCGGGTCGAGGTCACCGGGGTCAACCACGCCGACCTGCTGGCCCGGCGGGGGGGCTACGGGCCGAGCGGTACGCTGCCGCTGGTGCCCGGCCTGGACGCCGTGGGCACCGTCGAGGCGCTGGGCGCGGGCGTCACGTCCCCGGCCCCCGGCCAGCGCGTCGCCTGCTTTACGGTGGGGGGCAGCTACGCCACGCAGGTGCTGGCGCAGGCCGACCTGTGCCTGCCTCTGCCCCCTGGCGTGCCCCCGGAGGCGGCCGCGGCCCTGGCGCAGCTCTCGACGGCCTGCGGCGTGCTGACCCGGGCCGCGCGCCTGGAAGCGGGCGAGAGCGTGCTGATCCACGCGGCCGGGGGCGGCGTCGGGCACCTGGCGGTGCAGCTCGCGCGGACGCTGGGGGCGGGCCTGGTGCTGGGGGTGGTGGGGAGCGGCGAGCGCGCCGCCTTCGTGCGCCGGCTCGGGGCCGACCACGTCATCGAGCGCCGCCGTGAGGACTTCGTCTCCCGGACGCTGGAACTCACCGGGGGCCGGGGCGTGGACGTGATCCTCGACTCGGTGGGCGGCGAGACGGCCGAGCGCGGGGCCGGCCTGCTCGCCCGCTTCGGCCGCCTGGTGACCTTCGGGCACGCGGGCGGGGTGGGCGGGCGGATTCCCACCGCGCCGCTGCACCGCGAGCACCGCGCCGTGGTCGGCTACAGCGGCGGCACCCTGCGCCAGCACCGGCCTGAGCAGGCCCGGGCCATCACCCAGGCTGCGCTGGGCCACCTGGAACGCGGCGAGCTTCGCGTGGAGATCGGCGCCCGCTTCGCGCTGGCCGAGGCTGCCGCTGCCCACCACCTTGCCGAGAGCGGCGGCGCCCTCGGCAAGGTTCTGCTGGAGCCGGGATGA
- a CDS encoding ABC-F family ATP-binding cassette domain-containing protein — protein MLLRVNEVARTFGDQKIFEDVSVEVGAGGRLALIGENGSGKSTLLRLMAGLDAPDAGTVSLQGSVALLTQHAEGGEGSVLDGVTPPEVRAAGEAFERASEALGGGDETALQTFADAEERYRQAGGYDFAARATSVLAGLGLDAGASAAALSGGQRRRLTLARLLLSPADLYLLDEPTNHLDEEGGRWLEGWIRDSKAAFVLASHDRAFLDAVAAQTAELERGTLSVYPGAYSEAMALKQILREAQQRDYAAYRRKRSALDEEQSRRASKARSAGQYNPKRASDGDKLLAKGKAQNAQNVNASHARRLERQIERLDAQATDRPYQDRRVLRLELPPAPPGPSEVLSVRDLCVCRGGRAVLSGVRLDVRRGERVALTGPNGGGKSTLLGALLGTLPGAGPITGMVRWGVGLTRYVAGQQGEELAGLETVADALLDANPLLTPHQLHEVAAGLGLPGGPAFALAGLSGGQRTRLSLARLKVTRAQVLVLDEPTNHLDIRAIEALEALLLAFPGTVLLASHDRALVGRVATRIWRVAGGGVVEKEPARL, from the coding sequence GTGCTGTTACGTGTGAACGAGGTCGCCCGGACGTTCGGCGACCAGAAGATATTCGAGGACGTGTCCGTGGAGGTCGGGGCCGGAGGGCGGCTCGCGCTGATCGGCGAGAACGGCAGCGGCAAAAGTACGTTGCTGCGGCTGATGGCGGGTCTGGACGCGCCCGACGCCGGCACGGTCTCGCTCCAGGGCTCGGTGGCCCTGCTGACCCAGCACGCCGAGGGAGGCGAGGGCAGCGTGCTGGACGGCGTGACGCCGCCGGAGGTGCGGGCAGCGGGCGAGGCCTTCGAACGGGCCTCCGAGGCGCTGGGGGGCGGAGACGAGACGGCGCTCCAGACCTTCGCCGATGCCGAGGAACGCTACCGGCAGGCCGGCGGCTACGACTTCGCGGCTCGGGCGACCTCTGTGCTGGCCGGGCTGGGGCTGGACGCCGGAGCGAGCGCGGCGGCGCTGTCGGGCGGGCAGCGGCGGCGCCTGACGCTGGCGCGGCTCCTGCTCTCCCCTGCCGACCTCTACCTGCTGGACGAACCGACCAACCACCTCGATGAGGAGGGCGGGCGCTGGCTGGAGGGCTGGATCCGGGACTCGAAAGCCGCCTTCGTGCTCGCCAGCCACGACCGGGCCTTTCTGGACGCCGTGGCGGCCCAGACCGCCGAGCTGGAACGCGGCACGCTGAGCGTCTACCCCGGCGCCTACAGCGAGGCGATGGCCCTGAAACAGATTCTGAGGGAGGCGCAGCAACGCGATTATGCGGCGTACAGGCGCAAACGCTCGGCGCTGGACGAGGAGCAGTCGCGCCGGGCCAGCAAGGCGCGCAGCGCGGGTCAATACAACCCGAAGCGGGCCAGCGACGGCGACAAGCTGCTCGCCAAGGGCAAGGCCCAGAACGCGCAGAACGTCAATGCCAGCCACGCCCGCAGGCTGGAGCGTCAGATCGAGCGCCTGGACGCGCAGGCCACCGACCGGCCCTATCAGGATCGCCGCGTCCTGCGCCTGGAGCTGCCCCCGGCGCCGCCCGGCCCCTCGGAGGTGCTGAGCGTGCGTGACCTGTGCGTGTGCCGGGGTGGACGAGCGGTGCTCTCGGGCGTGCGCCTGGACGTGCGGCGCGGCGAGCGCGTCGCCCTGACCGGCCCCAACGGCGGCGGCAAGAGCACGTTGCTGGGCGCGCTCCTGGGCACGCTGCCCGGCGCGGGCCCCATCACCGGCATGGTTCGCTGGGGCGTGGGCCTGACCCGGTACGTGGCCGGGCAACAGGGCGAGGAGCTGGCCGGTCTGGAGACGGTCGCCGACGCACTGCTGGACGCCAACCCGCTTCTGACGCCCCACCAGCTGCACGAGGTGGCGGCGGGTCTGGGCCTGCCGGGCGGCCCGGCCTTCGCGCTCGCGGGCCTGTCCGGGGGGCAGCGCACGCGCCTGAGCCTCGCGCGCCTGAAAGTCACGCGGGCGCAGGTGCTGGTGCTCGACGAACCGACCAACCACCTCGACATCCGCGCCATCGAGGCGCTGGAGGCGCTGCTGCTGGCTTTTCCCGGCACGGTGCTGCTGGCCAGTCACGACCGGGCGCTGGTGGGCCGGGTCGCCACGCGGATCTGGCGCGTGGCGGGCGGCGGGGTGGTCGAGAAGGAACCTGCCCGGCTCTGA
- a CDS encoding nitroreductase family protein — MTMTEQRPTTEALSVSEAIQTRRSIRKYVQEPMNQDDLHEILRLASLAPSAWNAQTWRFAVVQNPELKARLQEAAYGQGQVTNAPAVIVVYSDMEDTLNTVEETAHPGMGDEGRTGQRKTFNGAFGGQDTAQRGAWGLSQANIAFGFVMLAARGLGYDTVPMLGFQPDKVKELLGLPEHVQFAGLLPIGKRAEEGFPHHRHAVERITKFY; from the coding sequence ATGACGATGACCGAACAGCGCCCCACCACCGAAGCCCTGAGCGTGAGCGAGGCTATCCAGACCCGCCGCTCGATCCGTAAGTACGTGCAGGAACCCATGAACCAGGACGACCTGCACGAGATCCTGCGTCTGGCCAGCCTGGCGCCCAGCGCCTGGAATGCCCAGACCTGGCGCTTCGCCGTGGTGCAGAATCCCGAACTGAAGGCCAGGCTGCAGGAAGCGGCCTATGGCCAGGGCCAGGTCACCAACGCCCCCGCCGTGATCGTCGTGTACTCCGACATGGAAGACACGCTGAACACCGTGGAAGAAACCGCCCACCCCGGTATGGGCGACGAGGGCCGCACCGGCCAGCGCAAGACCTTCAACGGCGCCTTCGGCGGACAGGACACTGCCCAGCGCGGCGCCTGGGGCCTGTCGCAGGCCAACATCGCCTTCGGCTTCGTGATGCTGGCCGCCCGTGGTCTGGGCTACGACACCGTGCCCATGCTCGGCTTCCAGCCCGACAAGGTCAAGGAGCTGCTGGGCCTGCCCGAGCACGTGCAGTTCGCCGGCCTGCTGCCCATCGGCAAGCGCGCCGAGGAAGGCTTCCCGCACCACCGTCACGCCGTCGAGCGCATCACCAAGTTCTACTGA